The Eptesicus fuscus isolate TK198812 chromosome 17, DD_ASM_mEF_20220401, whole genome shotgun sequence genome has a window encoding:
- the ZSWIM8 gene encoding zinc finger SWIM domain-containing protein 8 isoform X1, which yields MELMFAEWEDGERFSFEDSDRFEEDSLCSFISEAESLCQNWRGWRKQSAGPNSPTGGGGGGGSGGTRTRDGLVIPLVELSAKQVAFHIPFEVVEKVYPPVPEQLQLRIAFWSFPENEEDIRLYSCLANGSADEFQRGDQLFRMRAVKDPLQIGFHLSATVVPPQMVPPKGAYNVAVMFDRCRVTSCSCTCGAGAKWCTHVVALCLFRIHNASAVCLRAPVSESLSRLQRDQLQKFAQYLISELPQQILPTAQRLLDELLSSQSTAINTVCGAPDPTAGPSASDQSTWYLDESTLTDNIKKTLHKFCGPSPVVFSDVNSMYLSSTEPPAAAEWACLLRPLRGREPEGVWNLLSIVREMFKRRDSNAAPLLEILTDQCLTYEQITGWWYSVRTSASHSSASGHTGRSNGQSEVAAHACASMCDEMVTLWRLAVLDPALSPQRRRELCVQLRQWQLKVIENVKRGQHKKTLERLFPGFRPAVEACYFNWEEAYPLPGVTYSGTDRKLALCWARALPPRPSASRSGGLEEPRERPRPLPAEPAARPKEPGAKRKGLAEGIPSSQRGPRRLSAEGGDKALHKMGPGGGKAKALGGAGSGGKGSAGGGSKRRLSSEDSSLEPDLAEMSLDDSSLALGAEASTFGGFPESPPPCPSSGGSRGPSAFLPEPPDTYEEDGGVYFSEGPEAPTTSAGPPGLLPGEVCTRDDLPSTDESGSGLPKTKEAAPTVGEEDDDYQAYYLNAQDGAGGEEEKAEGGAGEEHDLFAGLKPLEQESRMEVLFACAEALHAHGYSNEASRLTVELAQDLLANPPDLKVEPPPAKGKKNKVSTSRQTWVATNTLTKAAFLLTVLSERPEHHNLAFRVGMFALELQRPPASTKALEVKLAYQESEVAALLKKIPLGPSEMSTMRCRAEELREGTLCDYRPVLPLMLASFIFDVLCAPVVSPTGSRPPSRNWNNEMPGDEELGFEAAVAALGMKTTVSEAEHPLLCEGTRREKGDLALALMITYKDDQSKLKKILDKLLDRESQTHKPQTLSSFYSSSRPATASQRSPSKHGGPSAPGALQPLTSGSAGSAQPGSVAGAGPGPTEGFTEKNVPESSPHSPCESLPSEAALTSRPEGKVPSRLALGSRGGYNGRGWGSPGRPKKKHTGMASIDSSAPETTSDSSPTLSRRPLRGGWAPTSWGRGQDSDSISSSSSDSLGSSSSSGSRRASASGGARAKTVEVGRYKGRRPESHAPHVPNQPSEAAAHFYFELAKTVLIKAGGNSSTSIFTHPSSSGGHQGPHRNLHLCAFEIGLYALGLHNFVSPNWLSRTYSSHVSWITGQAMEIGSAALTILVECWDGHLTPPEVASLADRASRARDSNMVRAAAELALSCLPHAHALNPNEIQRALVQCKEQDNLMLEKACMAVEEAAKGGGVYPEVLFEVAHQWFWLYEQTAGGSSTAREGATSCSASGIRAAGEAGRGLPEGRGGPGTEPVTVAAAAVTAAATVVPVISVGSSLYPGPGLGHGHSPGLHPYTALQPHLPCSPQYLTHPAHPAHPMPHMPRPAVFPVPSSAYPQGVHPAFLGAQYPYSVTPPSLAATAVSFPVPSMAPITVHPYHTEPGLPLPTSVACELWGQGTVSSVHPASTFPAIQGASLPALTTQPSPLVSGGFPPPEEETHSQPVNPHSLHHLHAAYRVGMLALEMLGRRAHNDHPNNFSRSPPYTDDVKWLLGLAAKLGDRHGDAAAAEPCSCPQPPACPGLPPTGAALPAGIHAVHPPPLDSPDPCRLRRLCERDPQCPQRLLPDTHGHDAVQRHPAEPQAQQTDQGAVAAGLTRDDHLLPLSLANLGPYTGGQACGYGGPSDRGSESWLDRSSPPSSLVAQTGSCSWAIAWGQDVSDPRSLGLGGTAQSGRGRWVASGIYLAFINI from the exons ATGGAGCTGATGTTCGCGGAGTGGGAGGACGGAGAGCGCTTCTCATTCGAGGATTCGGACCGCTTTGAGGAGGATTCGCTCTGCTCCTTCATCTCCGAGGCCGAGAGCCTCTGCCAGAACTGGCGAGGATGGCGCAAACAGTCGGCGGGGCCGAATTCCCCCACTGGCGGCGGTGGCGGAGGTGGCAGCGGCGGTACCCGAACGCGAG ATGGACTGGTGATCCCATTGGTGGAGCTGTCAGCAAAGCAGGTGGCGTTTCACATCCCATTTGAAGTGGTGGAGAAAGTTTACCCCCCAGTGCCTGAGCAGCTGCAGCTCCGGATTGCTTTTTGGAGCTTCCCTGAGAATGAAGAGGATATTCG GCTGTATTCATGCCTGGCCAATGGCAGTGCAGATGAGTTCCAGCGAGGGGATCAGCTGTTCCGCATGCGGGCTGTGAAGGACCCACTGCAGATAG GGTTCCACCTGAGTGCGACAGTGGTGCCACCTCAGATGGTCCCTCCCAAAGGGGCCTACAACGTGGCTGTGATGTTTGACCGCTGCCGGGTCACTTCCTGCAGCTGCACCTGTGGCGCCGGGGCCAAATGGTGCACCCATGTCGTGGCACTCTGTCTCTTCCGCATCCACAAT GCTTCTGCAGTCTGCCTGCGGGCCCCGGTCTCAGAGTCCCTGTCCCGGCTACAGAGGGACCAGCTGCAGAAGTTTGCTCAGTACCTCATCAGTGAGCTCCCTCAGCAG ATCCTCCCCACCGCCCAGCGTCTCCTGGATGAACTCCTCTCCTCCCAGTCAACTGCCATCAATACAGTGTGTGGAGCCCCAG accccacagcAGGGCCCTCGGCCTCTGACCAGAGTACTTGGTATTTGGATGAGTCAACACTTACTGACAACATCAAGAAGACATTGCACAAGttctgtggcccctcccctgtgGTCTTCAG TGACGTGAACTCCATGTATCTGTCTTCCACGGAGCCTCCAGCCGCCGCTGAATGGGCATGTCTGCTGCGCCCTCTGAGGGGTCGGGAGCCAGAGGGCGTCTGGAACCTGCTTAGCATCGTGCGGGAGATGTTCAAACGGAGGGACAGCAATGCTGCCCCCTTGTTGGAAATCCTCACTGACCAGTGCCTCACCTACGAACAG ATAACAGGTTGGTGGTACAGCGTGCGCACCTCAGCCTCACACAGCAGCGCCAGTGGGCACACAGGTCGTAGCAATGGGCAGTCAGAGGTGGCAGCCCATGCATGTGCCAGCATGTGTGATGAGATGGTCACACTGTGGAGACTGGCTGTGCTGGACCCTGCACTCAGCCCCCAGCG CCGCCGGGAACTGTGTGTGCAGCTCCGGCAGTGGCAGCTGAAGGTGATTGAGAATGTGAAGCGGGGACAGCACAAGAAAACCCTGGAGCGGCTCTTCCCTGGCTTCCGGCCAGCAGTGGAGGCCTGCTACTTCAACTGGGAAGAGGCCTACCCACTTCCCGGTGTCACCTACAGCGGCACTGACCGGAagctggccctgtgctgggcccgAGCCCTGCCCCCTCGGCCAAGTGCTTCCAGATCTGGGGGCTTGGAGGAACCCCGGGAGCGGCCCCGCCCTCTTCCTGCTGAGCCAGCTGCGAGGCCCAAGGAGCCTGGGGCCAAGCGCAAGGGGTtggctgaggggatcccctcaTCGCAGAGGGGTCCTCGCCGCCTCTCGGCTGAGGGGGGCGATAAGGCTCTGCATAAGATGGGTCCAGGTGGGGGCAAAGCCAAGGCACTCGgtggggctggcagtgggggcaaggGCTCAGCAGGTGGCGGGAGCAAGCGACGGCTGAGCAGTGAAGACAGCTCCCTGGAGCCTGATCTGGCTGAGATGAGCCTGGATGACAGTAGCCTGGCCCTAGGTGCAGAAGCCAGCACCTTTGGTGGATTCCCTGAAAGCCCACCACCCTGCCCTTCCTCTGGTGGCTCCCGAGGCccttctgccttccttcctgaacCCCCAGATACTTACGAAGAAGATGGTGGTGTGTACTTCTCAGAAGGGCCTGAGGCTCCCACAACTTCTGCTGGCCCCCCTGGCCTACTACCTGGGGAGGTCTGTACCCGGGACGACCTCCCTTCCACAGATGAGAGTGGCAGTGGGCTCCCCAAAACCAAAGAGGCAGCCCCTACAGTTGGAGAAGAGGATGATGACTACCAGGCATATTATCTGAATGCCCAAGATGGGGCTGGGGGCGAGGAAGAGAAGgccgagggtggggctggggaggagcacgACCTGTTTGCCGGACTGAAGCCACTGGAACAGGAGAGCCGCATGGAG GTATTATTTGCTTGTGCTGAGGCCTTGCATGCGCATGGCTACAGCAATGAGGCCTCCCGCCTCACCGTGGAGCTTGCCCAGGACCTGCTAGCTAACCCACCCGACCTCAAGGTAGAGCCGCCCCCTGCCAAG GGCAAGAAGAACAAGGTATCTACAAGCCGTCAGACCTGGGTGGCTACCAACACCCTGACCAAGGCGGCCTTCCTGTTAACAGTGCTAAGTGAGCGCCCAGAGCACCACAACTTGGCCTTTCGAGTTGGCATGTTTGCTTTGGAGCTACAGCGACCCCCGGCTTCTACCAAGGCCTTGGAG GTGAAACTGGCGTATCAAGAATCTGAGGTAGCTGCTTTGCTCAAGAAGATTCCTTTGGGTCCAAGTGAGATGAGTACCATGCGGTGCCGGGCAGAAGAGCTTCGGGAGGGGACACTCTGTGACTATCGGCCTGTTTTGCCTCTCATGTTGGCCAGTTTCATCTTTGATGTTCTCTGTGCTCCAG TGGTTTCTCCCACGGGTTCCCGGCCCCCAAGTCGCAACTGGAACAATGAGATGCCTGGGGAtgaggagctgggatttgaggcAGCAGTTGCTGCCTTGG GCATGAAGACAACAGTGAGTGAGGCCGAGCATCCCCTCCTGTGTGAAGGCACACGTCGGGAGAAAGGTGACCTGGCATTGGCACTAATGATCACTTACAAGGATGATCAGTCCAAGCTCAAAAAG ATCTTAGACAAACTCTTGGACCGAGAGAGCCAGACACATAAGCCACAGACCCTGAGTTCATTCTACTCATCTAGCCGCCCAGCCACAGCCAGCCAGAGGTCTCCTTCAAAGCATGGGGGCCCGTCTGCCCCAGGGGCCCTGCAACCACTGACTTCAGGCTCTGCAGGGTCTGCTCAGCCAGGGAGtgtggcaggggctgggccaggtccCACTGAGGGCTTCACAGAGAAGAATGTGCCTG AGAGTTCCCCACATTCTCCCTGTGAGAGTCTCCCATCTGAGGCAGCTTTGACCTCAAGGCCAGAAGGGAAGGTTCCCAGCCGCTTGGCACTTGGCAGTCGTGGAGGCTACAATGGACGCGGTTGGGGCTCCCCAGGGCGGCCTAAGAAGAAGCACACAG GCATGGCCAGCATTGACAGCAGTGCCCCTGAAACAACATCGGATAGCTCCCCTACCTTAAGCCGGAGGCCACTTCGAGGGGGCTGGGCCCCCACCTCTTGGGGTAGAGGACAGGACAGTGACAGCATTAGCAGCTCTTCCTCAGATTCCCTGGGCTCCTCGTCTTCCAGTGGAAGTCGCCGGGCCAGTGCCAGTGGAGGGGCCCGGGCGAAGACAGTTGAAGTTGGCAG GTACAAGGGCCGCCGTCCTGAGAGTCATGCCCCCCATGTACCCAATCAGCCGTCAGAGGCAGCTGCACACTTCTACTTCGAGCTGGCGAAGACGGTGTTGATCAAGGCAGGGGGCAACAGCAGCACTTCCATTTTTACACATCCATCTTCCTCAGGGGGCCACCAGGGTCCTCACCGCAACCTGCACCTTTGCGCCTTTGAGATTGGGCTTTATGCCCTTGGCCTGCACAATTTTGTTTCTCCCAACTGGCTCTCACGTACCTATTCTTCCCACGTTTCCTGGATTACAG GCCAGGCAATGGAGATTGGCAGTGCAGCCCTGACTATCCTGGTAGAATGCTGGGATGGGCACCTGACGCCTCCTGAGGTTGCATCCCTGGCTGACAGGGCATCACGGGCACGAGACTCCAATATGGTGAGGGCAGCTGCGGAGCTAGCCCTAAGCTGTCTGCCTCATGCCCATGCGTTGAACCCCAATGAGATCCAGAGGGCCCTGGTGCAGTGCAAGGAGCAG GATAACCTGATGTTGGAGAAAGCCTGCATGGCGGTGGAAGAGGCGGCTAAGGGTGGGGGCGTATACCCCGAAGTGTTGTTTGAGGTTGCTCACCAGTGGTTCTGGCTATATGAGCAAACAGCAGGTGGCTCATCCACAGCCCGTGAAGGGGCTACAAGCTGTAGTGCCAGTGGGAtcagggcagctggggaggctgggcgggGGCTGCCTGAGGGCAGGGGGGGCCCAGGGACTGAGCCGGttacagtggcagcagcagcagtgacaGCGGCAGCCACAGTGGTGCCAGTCATCTCAGTGGGGTCCAGTTTATATCCAGGTCCAGGACTGGGGCATGGTCAttcccctggcctgcacccctaCACTGCTCTACAGCCCCACCTGCCCTGCAGCCCTCAATACCTCACCCACCCAGCTCACCCCGCCCACCCCATGCCTCATATGCCCCGGCCTGCCGTCTTCCCTGTGCCCAGCTCTGCATACCCACAG GGTGTGCATCCTGCATTCCTGGGGGCTCAGTACCCTTACTCGGTGACTCCCCCCTCACTTGCTGCCACTGCTGTGTCTTTCCCCGTCCCTTCCATGGCACCCATCACAGTACATCCCTATCACACAGAGCCAGGGCTCCCACTGCCCACCAGTGTGGCCTGTGAGTTGTGGGGACAGGGAACAG TGAGCAGTGTCCATCCAGCATCCACGTTTCCAGCCATCCAGGGTGCCTCATTGCCTGCCCTGACCACACAGCCCAGCCCTCTGGTGAGCGGGGGTTTTCCACCACCCGAGGAAGAGACGCACAGTCAGCCTGTCAACCCACACAGCCTACACCACCTGCATGCTGCCTACCGTGTTG GAATGCTAGCACTGGAGATGCTGGGTCGCCGGGCACACAACGACCACCCTAACAACTTCTCCCGCTCCCCCCCCTACACTGATGATGTCAAATGGTTGCTGGGGCTGGCAGCAAAGCTGG GAGATCGTCATGGAGACGCTGCAGCGGCTGAGCCCTGCTCATGCCCACAACCACCTGCGTGCCCCGGCCTTCCACCAACTGGTGCAGCGCTGCCAGCAGGCATACATGCAG TACATCCACCACCGCTTGATTCACCTGACCCCTGCCGACTACGACGACTTTGTGAACGCGATCCGCAGTGCCCGCAGCGCCTTCTGCCTGACACCCATGGGCATGATGCAGTTCAACGACATCCTGCAGAACCTCAAGCGCAGCAAACAGACCAAGGAGCTGTGGCAGCGGGTCTCACTCGAGATGACCACCTTCTCCCCCTGAGTCTGGCCAACCTAGGGCCCTATACAGGGGGACAAGCCTGTGGCTATGGAGGCCCCTCAGACAGGGGCAGTGAATCTTGGCTGGACAGATCATCCCCACCCAGTTCCCTCGTAGCCCAGACTGGCAGCTGCTCTTGGGCTATAGCTTGGGGCCAAGATGTCTCAGACCCTAGAAGCCTAGGGTTGGGGGGAACAGCCCAGTCTGGGAGGGGGCGTTGGGTGGCCTCCGGTATTTATTtggcatttataaatatataa